A section of the Pseudomonas sp. FP453 genome encodes:
- a CDS encoding colicin E3/pyocin S6 family cytotoxin: MSERAYPITEEEQLKRRILIPQPKRVPHSPPIDLLALLPPANPAPTKPPGCTFLKPCQLPDGLIHYNDPTGYVPLELIREYGHFSLLGGREVDDQGAVALSKISGSALPVGLGSLALRATVVESAAVAAGTVASGLLAGLVGLAWPAALGDSALYTDEQLRSMQRARSQMRLHIEQLEDGTLKGYGFYTGRNADWQMIDVVQFQNRGDRFVADLGEGVELIWTPAVDPGDTLGIPALEAAPQAPVIWIYPPTQKAAQILVNPVYPPKYRDFILVFPVESGVGPLYVVVSVRAGDHTYHPKPKLLAAFPKAKWARSKTPMKGGGKRPRWKDPDGTIYEWDAQHGAVEKYTKHGIHLGEFDHLTGKQRKPAKPGRTVEP, translated from the coding sequence ATGTCAGAACGCGCCTACCCCATCACCGAAGAAGAACAACTCAAACGCCGCATCCTGATCCCGCAACCAAAGCGCGTGCCCCATTCGCCGCCCATCGACTTGCTCGCCCTTCTCCCACCCGCAAACCCTGCACCCACCAAACCTCCCGGTTGCACATTCCTCAAACCCTGCCAACTGCCCGACGGGCTGATTCACTACAACGATCCAACCGGTTACGTCCCTCTTGAGCTGATCAGGGAATACGGCCATTTCAGCCTTTTGGGCGGCCGTGAGGTGGATGACCAAGGCGCGGTTGCCTTGAGCAAAATCAGCGGCAGTGCACTGCCTGTCGGCTTGGGATCGTTGGCATTGCGGGCGACGGTGGTGGAGTCGGCGGCTGTTGCGGCTGGCACGGTAGCGAGTGGGTTGCTAGCGGGATTGGTCGGGCTGGCGTGGCCAGCAGCGTTGGGCGATAGCGCGCTCTACACCGATGAGCAATTGCGTTCGATGCAGCGGGCGCGCTCGCAGATGCGTTTGCATATCGAGCAGTTGGAGGACGGCACGCTCAAGGGCTATGGGTTTTACACCGGCCGTAACGCCGACTGGCAGATGATCGATGTGGTGCAGTTCCAAAACCGTGGCGATCGGTTTGTGGCGGATTTGGGCGAGGGTGTGGAACTGATCTGGACGCCTGCGGTTGATCCGGGGGACACCTTGGGAATCCCAGCGTTGGAGGCGGCGCCGCAAGCGCCGGTGATCTGGATTTATCCGCCGACGCAGAAGGCTGCGCAGATTTTGGTGAACCCGGTTTATCCACCGAAGTATCGGGATTTTATTCTGGTGTTCCCGGTGGAGTCGGGGGTTGGGCCGTTGTATGTGGTGGTGAGTGTTAGGGCTGGGGACCACACATATCACCCCAAACCAAAGCTCTTAGCCGCGTTTCCAAAAGCAAAATGGGCTCGTTCGAAAACACCAATGAAGGGGGGCGGCAAACGTCCCAGATGGAAAGACCCCGACGGGACGATCTATGAATGGGACGCTCAACACGGCGCAGTGGAAAAGTACACCAAGCACGGAATTCATCTCGGCGAGTTTGATCATTTGACCGGTAAACAACGTAAGCCAGCTAAACCTGGAAGGACGGTAGAGCCATGA
- a CDS encoding PepSY domain-containing protein → MRKILLLSLVLASPLALAGPQCTTAERSQWQDEKAFQDKLKAEGYTISKFKVTDGNCYEIYGFDKDKRKVEIYHDPVTGKAVKTEIKG, encoded by the coding sequence ATGCGCAAAATTCTGCTGTTGTCCCTCGTCCTCGCCAGCCCCCTGGCCCTCGCCGGCCCGCAGTGCACCACCGCCGAGCGCTCGCAATGGCAAGACGAAAAAGCCTTCCAGGACAAGCTCAAGGCCGAGGGCTACACGATCAGCAAGTTCAAGGTCACCGACGGCAACTGCTACGAGATCTACGGCTTCGACAAAGACAAGCGCAAGGTCGAGATCTACCACGACCCGGTCACCGGCAAAGCCGTGAAGACTGAGATCAAAGGTTGA
- a CDS encoding OmpA family protein: protein MRPVTRIQAAAIASGMPPVEDAAGETWMMTYLDMMTLLLVVTMAMLALAGKGHERTRHSAEISGPPVFSFKRLTSEEVPGALLLVPVVAPEPEPVAVVEPEPAKPTTQDLLNELPLDQLGNDIEVVTNESSVSFRISSEILFPSGQSDLNLGGLAVLHKLIPVLDSVPHKLIVAGHTDTQDIRSARFPSNWELSSARAGSVVRYLQANGIQPGRLAAIGYADTRPLADNATPEGRARNRRVELILER, encoded by the coding sequence GTGAGGCCGGTGACGCGCATCCAGGCCGCAGCGATTGCCAGCGGCATGCCGCCGGTGGAGGACGCGGCGGGTGAGACATGGATGATGACGTACCTGGACATGATGACGTTGCTGCTGGTGGTGACCATGGCCATGCTGGCGTTGGCGGGCAAGGGGCATGAGCGTACGCGGCATAGTGCCGAGATCAGTGGACCGCCGGTGTTTTCCTTCAAGCGATTGACCTCGGAGGAGGTGCCGGGAGCGTTGTTGTTGGTGCCGGTTGTAGCGCCTGAACCTGAGCCGGTTGCGGTCGTTGAACCTGAACCCGCGAAACCGACGACACAAGACCTGCTCAACGAACTGCCGCTGGATCAATTGGGCAACGACATCGAAGTGGTCACCAATGAAAGCAGCGTGAGCTTTCGCATCAGCAGCGAAATCCTGTTCCCCTCCGGCCAATCCGACCTCAACCTCGGCGGCCTCGCCGTGCTGCACAAGCTCATCCCGGTGCTCGACAGCGTCCCGCATAAACTCATCGTCGCCGGCCACACCGACACCCAAGATATCCGCAGCGCCCGTTTCCCCTCCAACTGGGAACTCTCCAGCGCCCGCGCCGGCAGCGTGGTGCGCTACCTGCAAGCCAACGGCATCCAGCCCGGACGCCTCGCCGCCATCGGTTATGCCGACACACGGCCGCTGGCGGATAACGCTACGCCTGAAGGCCGCGCGCGTAACCGTCGGGTGGAATTGATCCTGGAGCGGTGA
- a CDS encoding PH domain-containing protein → MIDFNNKGFFKLKQNNEYAERVSALLLDGETVIDAYKSMRDGVVFTNKRIIAVNVQGITGSKKDFTSLPYKNIVAYSVETSGTFDLDSELEIYFSSLGKVKFEFTGKTSIVEISRLISKHLLS, encoded by the coding sequence GTGATCGACTTCAACAACAAAGGCTTCTTCAAACTCAAACAAAACAACGAATACGCCGAACGCGTATCAGCCTTGCTGCTGGACGGCGAAACAGTGATCGACGCGTACAAGTCCATGCGCGACGGCGTGGTCTTCACCAACAAACGCATCATCGCCGTGAACGTGCAGGGGATTACCGGCAGCAAGAAAGACTTCACGTCACTGCCGTACAAAAATATCGTCGCCTACTCGGTGGAAACCTCCGGGACGTTTGACCTGGATTCGGAGTTGGAGATTTACTTTTCGTCGTTGGGAAAAGTGAAGTTTGAATTCACCGGCAAGACTTCGATTGTGGAAATCTCCCGGTTGATTTCCAAGCATTTGCTGAGCTAA
- a CDS encoding sensor histidine kinase codes for MSSVRARILIPVLVLILLGDALISWLVLRDSHHEIEEVYDAQLAQSARLLQGVLRQRDPGEADWNRLHEAFDQAMSRVGEEGVAHPYETRLTFQIWRADGQLLVRSAEAPVLAAPPATLGSHDLMDNGNDWCAFLLADPQQGLLIWVGERDDIRQDVIQRIMRHTLWPTLIGVPLLAVLIWLVIGWGFKPLRAMALSIRGRNTDTLQPLHLAPLPSDLEPMQTALNRLLVQVDDLLERERRFIADAAHELRTPLAILRIHAQNAQSAETPEQRREALEFLVNGVDRATRIGSQLLTMARIEPQLSNPVRSRVQLTELVREELAELAPLAMEKGVELVLEGEEEVWVETEPVALAIALQNLVTNALNFSPAGSEVRVVIGANCLSVEDQGPGIDEAELGRLFERFYSRGNANGAGLGLAIVEMIVGKIGSRLALHNREHGGLSARLEF; via the coding sequence ATGAGCTCGGTGCGCGCACGCATCCTCATCCCGGTATTGGTGCTGATCCTGCTGGGCGACGCGCTGATCAGCTGGCTGGTGCTGCGCGACAGCCACCACGAAATCGAAGAAGTCTACGACGCCCAACTCGCCCAAAGCGCGCGCCTGCTGCAAGGCGTGCTGCGTCAACGCGACCCTGGCGAAGCCGACTGGAACAGGTTGCATGAGGCCTTTGACCAAGCCATGAGCCGCGTGGGGGAAGAGGGCGTGGCCCATCCCTATGAAACCCGCCTGACCTTCCAGATCTGGCGCGCTGACGGCCAACTGCTGGTGCGCTCCGCCGAAGCGCCGGTGCTGGCCGCGCCGCCGGCGACGCTTGGCTCCCATGACCTGATGGACAACGGCAACGACTGGTGCGCGTTCCTTCTCGCCGACCCGCAGCAGGGCTTATTGATTTGGGTGGGCGAGCGCGACGACATTCGCCAGGACGTGATCCAGCGCATCATGCGCCACACCCTCTGGCCCACGTTGATCGGCGTGCCGCTGCTGGCGGTGTTGATCTGGCTGGTCATCGGCTGGGGCTTCAAACCGCTGCGCGCCATGGCCCTGTCGATTCGCGGGCGCAATACCGACACCTTGCAACCGCTGCACTTGGCGCCACTGCCTAGCGACCTGGAACCCATGCAAACCGCGCTGAACCGGCTGCTCGTGCAAGTGGATGACCTCTTGGAACGCGAACGCCGCTTCATCGCCGACGCCGCCCACGAACTGCGCACACCGTTGGCGATCCTGCGCATCCACGCACAAAACGCACAAAGCGCCGAGACCCCGGAGCAACGCCGGGAAGCCCTGGAGTTTCTGGTCAACGGCGTCGACCGCGCCACCCGCATCGGCAGCCAACTGCTGACCATGGCGCGTATTGAGCCGCAACTGAGCAACCCGGTGCGCAGCCGGGTGCAACTGACCGAGCTGGTGCGCGAGGAGTTGGCCGAGCTGGCGCCGTTGGCCATGGAGAAAGGCGTGGAGTTGGTGCTGGAAGGCGAGGAAGAGGTGTGGGTGGAGACCGAGCCTGTTGCGTTGGCGATTGCGTTGCAGAACCTGGTGACCAATGCGCTGAACTTTTCACCTGCTGGCAGTGAAGTGAGGGTGGTGATTGGTGCCAACTGCTTGAGCGTGGAAGACCAGGGGCCGGGGATTGATGAAGCGGAGTTGGGGCGATTGTTTGAGCGGTTTTACAGCCGGGGGAATGCCAACGGCGCGGGGTTGGGGTTGGCGATTGTGGAGATGATTGTTGGCAAGATTGGGAGTCGGTTGGCGTTGCACAACCGCGAACACGGCGGCTTGAGCGCCCGCCTGGAGTTCTGA
- a CDS encoding NBR1-Ig-like domain-containing protein: MQAVLFDEQRSSMNITLSALIARRSRELGKSMTSLAKESGISRTYLYGLAGGASQDPSVRTLIKLAKALQVSPLLLFRYFADLAGAPVDIHSMATTNRAIGLHDPSDVAVFNADVTTPDQTVVLPGETFQKTWEIQNLGSRPWRGRRLVRVDSEYVIARRTDAGAPLEVVMDSHLRSLTHEIPVADTLPGQPVHLSVTFAAPKETCTVTSIWRIEDEHGQPCYGPAFILHVIVNVMAR; this comes from the coding sequence ATGCAGGCTGTCCTTTTTGACGAACAAAGGTCGTCCATGAACATCACCCTCAGTGCGCTGATCGCCCGACGCAGCCGAGAGCTGGGCAAATCCATGACCTCGTTAGCGAAAGAGTCGGGGATCTCCCGAACCTACCTCTACGGCCTGGCCGGCGGAGCCTCCCAAGATCCGTCGGTACGCACCCTGATCAAACTTGCGAAGGCACTCCAGGTTTCGCCGTTGCTGCTGTTCCGCTACTTCGCCGACCTGGCAGGCGCGCCCGTTGATATCCATTCAATGGCAACCACCAACCGCGCCATCGGCCTGCATGACCCTAGCGACGTCGCCGTCTTCAACGCTGACGTCACCACCCCGGACCAAACCGTGGTGCTACCCGGCGAGACCTTCCAAAAAACCTGGGAAATTCAAAACCTCGGCAGCCGCCCCTGGCGCGGCCGCCGGCTGGTGCGGGTAGACAGCGAGTACGTCATAGCGCGCCGCACCGACGCTGGTGCCCCACTGGAAGTGGTGATGGACAGCCACCTACGCAGCCTCACCCACGAAATCCCCGTTGCGGACACCCTACCCGGCCAGCCGGTGCACCTCTCGGTGACCTTCGCCGCGCCTAAGGAAACCTGCACCGTCACGTCCATCTGGCGCATAGAAGATGAACACGGCCAGCCCTGTTATGGACCTGCGTTTATCCTGCATGTCATCGTCAACGTCATGGCGCGCTGA
- a CDS encoding response regulator: MRLLLVEDDRALGQGIRVALGVEGYTLDWLQDGVAALHALRTESFDLLLLDLGLPRLDGLDLLQQLRAEQHDVPVLILTARDGTAERIAGLDAGADDYLVKPFDVEELKARVRALLRRSQGRAQPLLEHAGISLDPATQQVRYQEGEVIVTPMEYQLLHQLMVRPGKVVTRERLSRALYGWQDRVESNTLEVLIHNLRKKLSTELIRTVRGVGYVLVLTP; the protein is encoded by the coding sequence ATGCGCCTACTCCTTGTCGAAGATGATCGCGCCCTCGGCCAGGGGATTCGCGTGGCCTTGGGCGTCGAAGGCTACACCCTCGACTGGCTGCAAGATGGCGTGGCGGCCCTGCATGCGCTGCGCACGGAATCGTTCGACCTGCTCCTGCTCGACCTTGGCCTGCCACGCCTCGACGGCCTCGACCTGTTGCAGCAACTGCGCGCCGAACAGCACGACGTGCCGGTGCTGATCCTCACCGCCCGCGACGGCACGGCCGAACGCATCGCCGGCCTCGACGCCGGCGCCGACGACTACCTGGTCAAACCCTTCGACGTCGAAGAACTCAAGGCCCGCGTACGCGCCCTGTTGCGCCGCAGCCAGGGCCGCGCGCAACCGCTGCTGGAACACGCCGGCATCAGCCTCGACCCGGCCACCCAGCAAGTGCGCTATCAAGAGGGGGAAGTCATCGTCACGCCGATGGAGTACCAACTGCTGCACCAACTGATGGTGCGCCCCGGCAAAGTGGTGACCCGCGAGCGATTGTCCCGTGCGTTGTACGGCTGGCAGGACCGGGTCGAGAGCAACACCCTGGAAGTGCTGATCCATAACCTGCGCAAGAAGTTATCCACAGAGCTGATCCGCACCGTGCGCGGTGTTGGCTACGTGCTGGTGCTCACGCCATGA
- a CDS encoding DUF3916 domain-containing protein — translation MRRLSLSNKKLRNIPRRLRALTRWADSFEGSFYSELPLDRGFENEKIPVIESLVEGKQTTPEILAHCAQQLIRAAGYLLEARPDEAPECWVVANIMIPDMFSSEVCVYTDESRYLGATQPFEYEHFRQTRIIGRSLASEWGLTVPPGLHEVGFHFVYVDEDGETYESEHWYFGEVSTTDDDKGGERWKYQTFKSFRAQNPDSFAAMLGLDISQK, via the coding sequence ATGCGCCGACTTTCACTGTCCAACAAAAAACTCCGCAACATCCCCCGCCGCCTCAGAGCCCTAACCCGCTGGGCCGACAGCTTCGAAGGCAGCTTCTACTCAGAACTACCACTGGACCGCGGATTCGAAAACGAAAAAATCCCCGTGATCGAGTCCCTTGTCGAAGGCAAACAAACCACACCGGAAATCCTGGCGCACTGCGCGCAACAATTGATCAGGGCCGCCGGCTACTTGCTTGAGGCCAGACCCGACGAAGCTCCCGAGTGCTGGGTAGTCGCCAACATTATGATTCCCGATATGTTCTCCAGCGAAGTCTGTGTCTACACAGATGAAAGCCGCTACCTGGGGGCCACTCAGCCGTTTGAGTACGAACACTTTCGTCAAACCCGCATCATCGGTCGAAGTCTGGCCAGTGAATGGGGCCTGACGGTTCCGCCGGGGCTTCATGAGGTTGGCTTTCACTTTGTGTATGTGGACGAGGATGGAGAGACCTATGAATCAGAGCACTGGTACTTTGGCGAAGTCAGTACCACTGATGACGACAAGGGCGGTGAGCGTTGGAAGTACCAGACCTTCAAATCATTTCGGGCGCAAAACCCGGATTCGTTTGCCGCTATGCTAGGCCTCGACATTTCCCAAAAGTGA
- a CDS encoding LysE/ArgO family amino acid transporter translates to MTPYFTEGLVLGLCLFAAPGPKDTLVIRQGVSRGPIWGVVAICVLADILLIALGITGLGSLLESKPTLVALLLTSGAAYLLWFGAQRLLACLRDQSMPDTQSGQSQRGLLRTAVVLGFANPYAWLDTVVLIGSIGATKPLNQQALFATGAMTASLLWFVFLALGCQRLTRLFRTPVVWRWLDAGVAVLMVYLAAMLISDSLDVFKVILEGRQWHR, encoded by the coding sequence ATGACACCTTACTTCACCGAAGGCCTGGTGCTGGGCCTCTGCCTATTCGCCGCCCCCGGCCCCAAAGACACCTTGGTCATCCGCCAAGGTGTCAGCCGTGGGCCCATCTGGGGTGTGGTCGCTATCTGCGTGCTCGCCGATATCCTGTTGATCGCGCTGGGCATCACAGGTCTAGGTTCGCTATTGGAAAGTAAGCCAACGCTGGTCGCACTCTTGCTAACCTCCGGTGCGGCCTACCTGTTGTGGTTCGGCGCCCAGCGTCTGTTGGCCTGCCTGCGTGACCAGTCCATGCCGGACACCCAAAGCGGTCAATCGCAACGAGGACTGTTGCGGACGGCGGTTGTGTTGGGTTTCGCCAATCCTTACGCCTGGCTCGATACCGTCGTGCTGATCGGCTCCATCGGCGCAACAAAACCCTTGAACCAGCAAGCACTGTTCGCGACCGGTGCCATGACCGCGTCGCTGCTGTGGTTTGTGTTCTTGGCGTTGGGGTGTCAGCGGTTAACCCGACTGTTTCGCACACCTGTGGTGTGGCGCTGGCTGGACGCAGGCGTTGCAGTGTTGATGGTGTACCTGGCAGCTATGCTGATCAGTGACTCACTGGATGTCTTTAAGGTAATCCTTGAGGGTCGTCAGTGGCACAGGTAG
- a CDS encoding exo-alpha-sialidase — protein sequence MRSALLICSVLAVFFAAWQSHPPHVLAPFAQASPNTAKVAATPQYTSRFVSTQLTDFVHSSSVTALPGGDLMAVWFAGSREGAADVQVRTARFDAHSGEWGAEQVLATRESTRDGTQRYIRKLGNPVIALAPDKRLWMFYVSVSVGGWAASAINVMVSDDLGASWSAPRQLVTSPFFNISTLVRAAPVFHADGSIGLPVYHEFMGKFAEYLYLSADGAVIDKFRISRGKHSLQPTIVPLDGQRAVAMLRYAGDTHHRVLASRTTDAGQTWSEPYPLEPANPNSSLAAVGTEDDGLLVALNDLQDGRFKLSLYGTDAQLSQWRTVVQLDQSPDPLGAPFSPEAYKEIIGEGFRASSGAQRLPLEQRFLSNLDYRVCKPRGCDFEYEYPYFSRSPDGTYHLVYSWNNTFIKHVSFNEAWLAERL from the coding sequence ATGCGCTCCGCCTTATTGATTTGCAGCGTGCTCGCGGTGTTTTTCGCCGCCTGGCAAAGCCATCCGCCCCATGTGCTGGCGCCGTTTGCCCAGGCCAGCCCGAATACCGCGAAGGTCGCAGCGACCCCGCAGTACACCAGCCGCTTTGTGTCGACGCAGTTGACGGACTTTGTGCACTCCTCCTCCGTCACCGCCCTGCCCGGCGGCGACCTGATGGCGGTGTGGTTCGCCGGCTCCCGCGAAGGCGCCGCCGATGTGCAGGTGCGCACCGCGCGCTTCGATGCCCACAGCGGCGAATGGGGCGCCGAGCAAGTGCTGGCCACGCGGGAAAGCACCCGCGACGGCACCCAGCGCTATATCCGCAAGCTCGGCAACCCGGTGATCGCCCTCGCGCCGGACAAACGCCTGTGGATGTTTTACGTATCGGTGTCAGTCGGTGGCTGGGCCGCCAGTGCGATCAATGTGATGGTCTCGGATGACCTCGGCGCCAGCTGGTCGGCGCCAAGGCAACTGGTGACGTCGCCGTTCTTCAATATCAGCACCCTGGTGCGCGCCGCGCCGGTGTTCCACGCCGACGGCTCCATCGGTTTGCCGGTGTATCACGAGTTCATGGGCAAGTTTGCCGAGTACCTGTACCTGAGCGCCGATGGCGCGGTGATCGACAAATTCCGCATCAGCCGCGGCAAGCATTCGTTGCAACCGACCATCGTGCCGCTGGACGGCCAGCGCGCCGTGGCGATGCTGCGTTACGCCGGCGACACCCATCACCGCGTGCTGGCCAGCCGCACCACCGACGCCGGGCAAACCTGGAGCGAGCCGTACCCGCTGGAACCGGCCAACCCCAACTCGTCGCTGGCGGCGGTGGGCACCGAAGACGACGGTTTGCTGGTGGCCCTCAACGACCTGCAAGACGGCCGCTTCAAGCTCAGCCTCTACGGCACCGACGCCCAGCTCAGCCAGTGGCGCACCGTGGTGCAACTGGACCAGTCGCCGGACCCGCTGGGCGCGCCGTTCTCCCCCGAGGCCTACAAAGAGATCATCGGCGAAGGCTTCCGCGCCTCCAGCGGCGCGCAACGCTTGCCTCTGGAACAGCGCTTCCTGAGCAACCTGGATTACCGCGTGTGCAAACCCCGTGGCTGCGATTTCGAGTACGAGTACCCGTATTTCAGCCGCAGCCCGGACGGTACTTACCACCTGGTCTATTCGTGGAATAACACCTTTATCAAACATGTCAGCTTCAACGAAGCCTGGCTGGCGGAGCGTCTGTGA
- a CDS encoding cytochrome b/b6 domain-containing protein has translation MPGESLRLWDPLVRLFHLSIAGVFIANYFFNEAGDDWHVWLGYYAMAWLLVRVVWGFVGPRSARWADFWPTPKRLNAHLRSLLNRRPQHRLGHSPIGALVMLLMLLALLTIGVSGFLMQEVDALWGADWPQQIHETAANGLLGLVCIHVLAALFESVQMRDNLPLSMLTGRRKRLPDERGQ, from the coding sequence ATGCCAGGCGAATCCCTGCGCCTGTGGGACCCGTTGGTGCGGCTGTTTCATCTGTCGATCGCCGGGGTTTTCATCGCCAATTACTTCTTTAACGAAGCAGGCGATGACTGGCATGTCTGGCTGGGCTACTACGCCATGGCCTGGCTGCTGGTGCGCGTGGTGTGGGGATTCGTCGGGCCGCGCAGCGCACGTTGGGCGGACTTTTGGCCTACACCCAAACGGCTGAATGCCCACCTGCGTTCGCTGCTCAATCGCCGGCCGCAACATCGGCTAGGCCATTCGCCGATTGGCGCGCTGGTGATGCTGTTGATGTTGCTCGCGCTGCTCACTATCGGCGTCAGCGGCTTCTTGATGCAGGAAGTCGATGCCCTGTGGGGCGCCGACTGGCCGCAACAAATCCACGAGACCGCCGCGAATGGGCTGCTGGGCCTGGTGTGCATCCATGTGCTGGCGGCGCTGTTTGAAAGTGTCCAGATGCGCGACAACCTGCCGTTATCCATGCTCACCGGTCGCAGGAAGCGCCTGCCGGATGAACGTGGGCAGTAA
- a CDS encoding DUF3077 domain-containing protein — protein sequence MINPPLNKTLGIITFSTCGTPPNHHHLFRINAGVPIREALEHASELLHCSKLLALDAAMDKSADRYAWAAHYLGEMAKAVVDDLANGMLPNGVTDVDGVAV from the coding sequence ATGATCAACCCACCTCTCAACAAAACCCTCGGCATCATCACCTTCTCCACCTGCGGTACACCGCCCAATCATCACCACCTGTTCCGCATCAATGCCGGCGTCCCCATCCGCGAAGCCCTGGAGCATGCCTCCGAGTTGTTGCACTGTTCCAAGCTGCTGGCGCTGGACGCTGCCATGGACAAGAGCGCCGACCGCTATGCCTGGGCTGCGCATTATTTGGGGGAGATGGCCAAGGCAGTGGTGGATGATTTGGCGAATGGGATGTTGCCGAATGGGGTTACTGACGTGGATGGGGTTGCTGTGTAA
- a CDS encoding pyocin S6 family toxin immunity protein encodes MNHSIMGVLPNEDFASFEQVLPLSIQDLMEIMGWEKPEDCISDYQLTKEQILKIEEASALKLPTHLDLFLTSHD; translated from the coding sequence ATGAACCATTCAATTATGGGCGTTTTGCCTAACGAGGACTTTGCATCGTTTGAACAAGTGTTACCTCTATCCATTCAAGACCTGATGGAAATCATGGGATGGGAAAAACCTGAGGACTGCATATCTGACTATCAATTGACGAAAGAACAAATACTCAAAATAGAAGAAGCAAGTGCGCTAAAGCTGCCCACTCACCTTGATTTGTTTCTTACATCACACGACTAA